One window of Nostoc sp. C052 genomic DNA carries:
- a CDS encoding AAA family ATPase codes for MPDYPLKSCFMIALPGIAIQDKIYESSNSLVYRGIRDDGVGIVVKMLKLDYPSPQELTRYRQEYKITRSLKLEGVIKAYSQQDYQRTLVILLEDFGGESLEQCMHKRPDIFCPMPLSTFLGVAIALTDILGKIHAANVIHKDINPGNIVLNLDTGVVKIIDFGIATQFNRTNPTFKSPHVLEGTLAYLSPEQTGRMNRLLDYRTDFYSLGVTFYELLTGQLPFPTKDVLELVHCHIAKHPIPPDEINTTIPKPVSDIILKLMAKNAENRYQSAWGIKADLEICAEQLAQIGQISSIQLALQDVSDQFQIPQKLYGRDKEVAMLLAAFDRIACPELNCVTSLPNNSETTSQSEQRGKPKFQVEMMLVSGYAGIGKSALVQEIYKPITQKRGYFISGKFDQFQRNIPYSAIADALQKLVQQLLSEPDEQVQQWRSLLLTALGNNGQIIIDIIPEVELIIGKQSPVPEVGATEAQNRFHRIFGQFVRVFCSESHPLVIFLDDLQWIDSATLKLIELMLLDEQTQSLFLIGAYRDNEVKPTHPLALMLERLRKQGVVLQEIILAPLTLLPLNQLIAETLHRNADTVCPLAELVLRKTEGNPFFVNEFLRMLYSENLLTFDAEDLSWQWNIAQIKAQDITDNVVELMLIKLKKLPENTQQILRLAACVGAEFNLDTLSIVCDQAPETIFQDLLAAIQVGLIQPLSELDENLLIQEYKFLHDRVQQAAYILIDKLQKQIVHLQIGRNLLGKTLPERLSDRLFEIVDHLNHGIELVTDQPERNEIARLNLIAGQRAKAAIAYSTAKNYLATGRKWLGASSWQTDYDLTLKLHLEITEVAYLCGDFEQVESWAAIVLQSAQTVLDTVKIYDIKIQTYIAQNHLLEAINTALQVLQQLEIRFCEQPSQLDIQLEIDAIASLFNEMPIEGLSYLPEMVEPHKLEAMRILSRITTVTQIAAPNLMPLFASRQVSLSIQNGNASTSAVAYANFGLILCGMVGNMESGYEFGQLALRLLSQPYTHAIKSRTVTIVNNFITPWKKHVRETLQQFLEGYQSGLETGDLEFAGYCAHCYCFHSFAVGKELVELERKMTKYGEAIRQIKQEVALTWNQVYQQSILNLIGCSVNPFRLIGEAYNEESKLPQHKITNDGFAIFNVHLNKLFLCYLFSEYNQAVQNSDIAENYLLQMTATFAKVLYYFYDSLTRLAIYPESSAQVQPETLKKVAAHQKEMKHWAHYAPMNYLHKYYLVEAEKARVLGRLFDAEEFYEQAILGARDNEYIQEEALAYELAAKHYLVRGREKIAQTYMKEAHYCYERWGATAKVRDLEARYPQLFSHLSSVASTAIRTTAGTTSNTSHIAFDLTTVMKATQAISSEIELDQLLRSLMKILIENAGAQTGFLILENSGKWVIEASSELNEGENVYATQVLQSIPIANHLPESIINYVIRTHESVILNDATREGNFINEPYIQQNQTQSILCLPLLNQGKLVGVLYLENKLAAGAFTPEQSQILSLLSTQAAIALENAKLYAKLRASESRMTQFLEAVPVGIGIVNAEGRPYYANQRGIQLMGKGIDPTVPPEQISEAYQFYVTGTNQIYPSEKLPVIRALSEERTTVDDMDIRQNNAIIPVEVWGTPIFDEQGKVAYAIVAFQDITQRKQAEKLLADYNQTLEQQITERTLLLWQEIEERQRVENALRQSEEQRRLTMDFTYIGSWNWNITENKVDWNDNHARLLGLVPGEVESSYQAWRDRVYPEDIHRVEQAVTTALATHTDFEAEYRVIYPDNSIHWLVGRGRGIYNEAGQPVQMLGVILDISDRKRAEQASILEERNRMAREIHDTLAQSFTGILLQVGAVTQVLADDLEATQVHLEMIEELARAGLAGARRSVSALRPRLLEEGNLESALHRIVAQMRATTDTTLICETQGTAYSLPTEVENNLLRIGQEALTNAIKYAYAGEIMVELVYNETQCILRVKDDGRGFGVGSIPLSGGFGLLGMSERAERIGAQLTIQSQPAQGTEIIVTINRE; via the coding sequence TGGATACTGGCGTTGTCAAAATTATTGATTTTGGGATTGCCACCCAATTTAACCGCACAAATCCGACTTTCAAAAGTCCTCATGTTTTAGAAGGGACACTTGCATACCTATCTCCAGAACAAACAGGGCGGATGAACCGTTTACTCGATTACCGCACCGATTTTTACTCCCTTGGTGTGACATTTTACGAACTGCTCACCGGACAACTACCATTTCCCACCAAAGACGTGCTGGAGCTAGTCCATTGTCATATTGCCAAACATCCTATTCCGCCTGATGAAATAAATACAACGATTCCCAAGCCAGTTTCAGATATCATTTTGAAACTGATGGCAAAAAATGCTGAAAATCGCTATCAAAGTGCCTGGGGAATCAAAGCGGATTTAGAAATCTGTGCTGAACAATTAGCACAAATCGGTCAAATCTCTAGCATTCAACTGGCGCTTCAAGACGTTTCAGATCAGTTTCAAATTCCTCAAAAACTGTATGGACGGGACAAAGAAGTTGCAATGTTACTGGCGGCGTTTGATCGCATAGCGTGTCCAGAGTTAAATTGCGTTACTTCTTTACCAAACAATTCAGAAACGACTTCACAAAGCGAACAAAGAGGCAAACCAAAATTCCAAGTCGAAATGATGTTGGTATCTGGCTATGCTGGCATTGGGAAATCTGCGTTAGTGCAAGAAATCTATAAACCAATTACCCAAAAGCGCGGCTATTTTATCTCTGGTAAATTCGATCAATTTCAGCGCAATATTCCCTACAGCGCGATCGCAGATGCTCTGCAAAAATTGGTACAGCAATTGCTTAGTGAACCAGACGAACAAGTGCAACAGTGGCGATCGCTCTTACTTACAGCTTTAGGAAACAACGGACAAATCATCATTGATATCATCCCAGAAGTTGAATTAATTATCGGCAAGCAGTCGCCTGTACCAGAAGTTGGAGCAACTGAAGCTCAAAATCGCTTTCATCGAATCTTTGGGCAGTTTGTGCGGGTATTTTGTTCAGAATCACATCCCCTGGTGATCTTCTTAGATGATTTGCAGTGGATAGACTCAGCAACGTTGAAGTTAATCGAGTTGATGCTGCTAGATGAGCAAACCCAATCACTATTTTTGATTGGAGCTTATCGAGATAATGAAGTGAAGCCAACGCATCCATTAGCATTAATGCTAGAGAGACTGCGAAAACAAGGGGTAGTACTTCAGGAAATTATCTTAGCACCCTTAACGCTCTTGCCGTTGAATCAGTTGATTGCCGAGACGCTGCATCGGAATGCAGACACAGTTTGTCCGTTAGCTGAATTGGTGTTGCGTAAAACTGAGGGCAATCCTTTTTTTGTCAATGAATTTTTGAGAATGCTGTATAGCGAAAATTTATTGACCTTTGATGCTGAAGACTTAAGCTGGCAGTGGAACATAGCTCAGATCAAAGCCCAAGATATCACTGATAATGTTGTGGAATTGATGCTGATTAAGTTGAAGAAACTGCCAGAGAATACACAGCAAATTCTCCGGTTAGCTGCTTGCGTCGGCGCTGAATTTAATTTAGATACTCTATCGATTGTTTGTGATCAAGCACCGGAAACGATTTTTCAAGATTTACTAGCAGCCATCCAAGTTGGATTAATTCAACCACTATCTGAATTAGATGAAAACTTGTTAATTCAAGAGTATAAGTTTCTACACGATCGCGTGCAGCAAGCAGCATATATCTTAATAGATAAGTTGCAAAAACAAATTGTTCATTTACAAATTGGTCGCAATCTCCTTGGAAAAACTTTGCCAGAGAGACTATCAGACCGACTGTTTGAAATTGTCGATCATCTTAATCATGGAATTGAGCTTGTCACAGATCAACCCGAACGCAATGAAATTGCTAGATTAAATTTAATCGCAGGACAGAGAGCAAAAGCTGCGATCGCGTATAGTACTGCAAAAAACTATTTAGCTACAGGAAGGAAATGGCTAGGAGCGTCTAGCTGGCAAACAGATTATGATTTGACATTAAAATTACATTTAGAAATAACAGAAGTCGCTTACTTGTGTGGTGATTTTGAGCAGGTAGAATCCTGGGCGGCGATCGTTCTACAATCAGCTCAAACAGTTCTTGATACCGTAAAAATTTATGACATTAAAATCCAAACTTACATCGCGCAGAACCATCTCTTAGAAGCAATCAATACGGCATTGCAGGTTTTACAGCAACTGGAAATTAGGTTTTGCGAACAGCCAAGTCAGTTGGATATTCAGCTTGAAATAGACGCGATCGCATCACTCTTTAACGAGATGCCGATTGAAGGGTTGAGCTATTTGCCAGAAATGGTCGAACCACATAAGTTAGAAGCAATGAGAATTCTATCAAGGATAACGACCGTTACCCAAATTGCGGCTCCTAATTTGATGCCTCTATTTGCGTCTAGGCAAGTCAGCTTGTCAATTCAGAATGGAAATGCGTCTACATCTGCTGTTGCTTATGCAAACTTTGGGTTAATTCTGTGTGGGATGGTTGGAAACATGGAGTCTGGTTACGAATTTGGGCAGCTTGCCCTAAGACTTTTGTCACAGCCATATACCCATGCAATCAAATCTCGGACTGTAACAATTGTAAATAACTTTATTACCCCGTGGAAGAAACATGTTAGGGAAACATTGCAGCAATTCTTAGAAGGCTATCAAAGTGGGCTTGAAACAGGAGATTTAGAGTTTGCTGGCTATTGTGCTCATTGTTATTGCTTTCACTCCTTTGCGGTCGGGAAAGAACTCGTGGAACTTGAACGTAAGATGACCAAGTATGGTGAAGCAATCCGTCAAATTAAACAAGAAGTAGCACTTACCTGGAATCAGGTATATCAGCAGTCTATCTTGAATTTAATCGGATGCTCAGTTAATCCATTCCGTCTAATTGGAGAAGCATACAATGAGGAAAGCAAACTGCCACAGCATAAAATAACAAATGATGGATTTGCAATCTTCAATGTACATTTGAATAAGCTTTTCCTATGCTATTTATTTTCTGAGTACAATCAAGCAGTTCAGAACTCAGATATAGCAGAGAATTATTTGCTCCAGATGACTGCTACTTTTGCTAAGGTTTTGTATTATTTCTATGATTCTTTAACTAGACTTGCAATATATCCTGAAAGCTCTGCTCAAGTACAGCCAGAAACTCTCAAAAAAGTTGCGGCTCATCAAAAAGAAATGAAACACTGGGCACACTATGCTCCGATGAATTATTTGCATAAATATTATCTAGTTGAGGCAGAGAAAGCGCGAGTTTTAGGGCGGTTGTTTGACGCAGAAGAGTTCTACGAACAAGCAATTCTTGGTGCTAGAGACAATGAGTACATTCAAGAAGAAGCCTTAGCCTACGAATTAGCTGCCAAACATTATCTGGTGCGGGGTCGGGAAAAAATTGCCCAAACCTATATGAAAGAAGCTCACTATTGCTATGAGCGTTGGGGAGCAACTGCGAAAGTGAGAGATTTAGAAGCTCGCTATCCGCAGTTATTTTCTCATTTATCCAGCGTGGCTTCCACAGCAATCCGCACTACTGCTGGAACCACCTCTAATACCTCACACATCGCTTTTGATTTAACAACAGTGATGAAGGCAACTCAGGCAATTTCGAGCGAAATTGAACTAGATCAGCTGCTCCGTTCCTTGATGAAGATATTAATCGAAAATGCTGGCGCACAAACAGGATTTTTGATTTTGGAAAACTCAGGAAAATGGGTGATTGAAGCGTCTAGTGAACTTAATGAGGGTGAGAATGTCTATGCTACACAAGTGCTGCAATCTATCCCAATTGCAAATCATCTACCTGAATCAATTATTAATTATGTTATTCGTACTCATGAATCTGTCATCTTAAATGATGCTACTCGTGAAGGTAATTTTATTAATGAGCCATATATTCAACAGAATCAAACTCAATCAATTTTATGTTTACCTCTGCTCAATCAAGGTAAGCTAGTGGGCGTGTTGTATCTAGAAAATAAATTAGCGGCTGGGGCATTTACACCGGAGCAATCGCAAATTCTCAGCCTACTTTCTACGCAGGCAGCGATCGCGCTCGAAAATGCCAAACTCTATGCAAAGCTTCGGGCAAGCGAAAGCAGGATGACTCAATTTTTAGAAGCAGTTCCGGTGGGCATTGGCATCGTTAATGCAGAGGGTCGCCCTTATTACGCCAATCAACGGGGCATTCAACTCATGGGTAAAGGGATTGATCCTACTGTGCCGCCGGAGCAAATTTCAGAGGCTTATCAATTTTATGTGACGGGAACAAATCAAATTTATCCGAGTGAGAAACTACCAGTCATCCGGGCATTGAGCGAGGAACGTACTACGGTTGATGATATGGATATTCGCCAAAACAATGCAATCATTCCAGTTGAGGTATGGGGGACTCCAATCTTTGACGAACAGGGCAAGGTAGCTTATGCGATTGTAGCCTTTCAAGATATCACCCAGCGCAAACAAGCAGAGAAACTCTTAGCCGACTACAACCAAACGTTAGAACAGCAAATCACTGAGCGGACTTTGCTCCTTTGGCAAGAAATTGAAGAGCGCCAACGAGTGGAGAATGCCTTGCGACAGAGTGAAGAGCAACGCAGACTGACGATGGACTTCACGTACATCGGTAGTTGGAACTGGAATATCACAGAGAACAAAGTAGATTGGAACGACAATCATGCTCGATTGCTGGGGTTAGTTCCCGGTGAGGTTGAGAGCAGCTATCAGGCATGGCGCGATCGCGTTTATCCAGAAGACATTCATCGGGTTGAGCAAGCTGTTACAACAGCTCTAGCAACTCATACTGATTTTGAAGCTGAATACCGAGTGATTTACCCAGATAATAGTATTCACTGGCTCGTTGGCAGAGGTCGAGGCATTTATAACGAAGCCGGACAGCCAGTGCAAATGTTGGGGGTAATTCTGGATATTAGCGATCGCAAACGAGCTGAGCAAGCCTCCATTCTGGAAGAACGCAACCGGATGGCACGGGAAATTCATGATACACTAGCTCAATCTTTTACAGGTATTCTGCTTCAAGTTGGAGCAGTAACACAAGTGCTGGCGGATGACCTGGAAGCAACCCAAGTACATCTGGAAATGATTGAGGAACTAGCACGCGCTGGGCTAGCAGGGGCACGGCGATCCGTATCAGCACTCCGTCCACGGCTACTAGAAGAAGGTAATTTAGAAAGTGCCCTGCATCGGATAGTGGCTCAAATGCGAGCAACGACCGACACGACTCTGATTTGCGAAACTCAGGGTACAGCCTATTCCTTACCAACCGAAGTGGAGAATAACTTACTCAGAATTGGGCAGGAAGCATTAACCAATGCGATTAAATACGCTTATGCTGGCGAAATTATGGTTGAGTTGGTGTACAACGAGACACAGTGTATCTTAAGGGTTAAAGACGATGGCAGGGGCTTTGGAGTAGGTAGTATTCCTTTAAGCGGTGGGTTTGGCTTATTAGGAATGAGCGAACGGGCAGAGCGCATTGGTGCACAACTAACAATTCAAAGCCAACCGGCTCAAGGAACAGAAATTATTGTCACTATCAATCGAGAGTGA
- a CDS encoding response regulator transcription factor → MSQSTKIKLLIVDDHAIVRKGLATIINRDPEMTVIAQAEDGQQAIDAFREYQPDVTLMDLRMPKMGGVEAIMAICAEFQQARIAVLTTYDGDEDIYRGLQAGAQGYLLKDSKLGELLNAIRAIHNGQKYIPPEVGAKLLQRMSNPELSERELEVLRLMAQGMGNQEIGTALIIGESTVKSHVNRILSKLGVSDRTQAVITAVKRGIVSL, encoded by the coding sequence ATGAGCCAATCCACTAAGATTAAACTGCTAATTGTTGATGACCATGCCATAGTCAGAAAGGGTCTAGCAACCATCATTAACCGCGATCCAGAAATGACAGTGATCGCTCAAGCTGAAGATGGGCAACAGGCGATCGACGCGTTTCGAGAATACCAACCTGATGTCACGCTAATGGATTTACGAATGCCCAAAATGGGGGGTGTTGAAGCCATTATGGCGATTTGTGCTGAATTTCAGCAGGCTCGGATCGCGGTACTCACAACTTACGATGGCGATGAAGATATCTATCGCGGTTTACAGGCGGGCGCTCAAGGCTATCTGCTTAAGGATTCTAAACTTGGGGAGCTTTTGAATGCGATTCGCGCCATTCATAATGGTCAGAAATACATTCCGCCAGAAGTGGGCGCAAAATTATTGCAGCGAATGAGCAATCCAGAACTCAGTGAACGAGAGTTGGAAGTGCTGCGTTTGATGGCACAAGGAATGGGTAATCAAGAAATTGGGACTGCTTTGATTATTGGTGAAAGTACCGTCAAATCGCATGTAAATCGGATTTTGAGCAAACTGGGCGTGAGCGATCGCACACAAGCCGTGATTACTGCTGTTAAGCGTGGGATTGTCAGTTTGTAA
- a CDS encoding DsbA family protein, with amino-acid sequence MTYNRDNYSLFVLPSTQDHIQGVLNAAVVFVMYGDYECFQSANVYRLIKVAGQQLKVSFGENNLGFIFRHFPQIQIHPHSQRAAQAAEAAAVQGQFWQMHELLFIHQQELENGYLVEYANRLGLDISHFLQDLSRGTYVDRINADIEGGLRSGVEAAPALFINGIRYLDRWTVEQIMAAIVAAND; translated from the coding sequence ATGACTTACAACCGTGATAATTATTCTTTATTTGTTCTGCCTTCAACCCAAGATCATATTCAAGGTGTACTGAATGCTGCTGTAGTATTCGTCATGTATGGAGATTATGAATGTTTTCAAAGTGCCAACGTCTATCGATTGATTAAAGTTGCCGGGCAGCAATTGAAGGTTTCGTTTGGAGAAAACAATTTAGGTTTTATCTTCCGTCACTTTCCACAAATTCAGATTCATCCACATTCTCAACGGGCAGCCCAAGCCGCAGAAGCAGCAGCGGTCCAAGGGCAGTTTTGGCAAATGCATGAGCTATTGTTCATTCATCAACAAGAATTAGAGAATGGCTATCTAGTAGAGTACGCCAATCGTTTAGGACTTGATATTTCTCATTTTTTGCAGGATTTATCCAGGGGAACGTATGTCGATCGGATCAATGCAGATATCGAAGGTGGACTGCGAAGTGGAGTGGAGGCTGCACCCGCTTTGTTTATTAATGGAATTCGCTATCTCGATCGCTGGACTGTTGAGCAGATAATGGCAGCTATTGTTGCTGCAAATGATTAA
- a CDS encoding alpha/beta fold hydrolase produces MMVFTWKKVQKLLLWLFALSVVVGISMHPTPATSKELPQASSSKPAIVLVHGAYADGTSWQHVIPLLEQDGYRVTAVQIPLTSLADDVATTKRVINNQKGSVVVVGHSYGGNVITGAAAGNPQVKALVYVNAFAPDVGEKTSDLNKRYAAPPISTAIVSDAANFLYIDRGKFHEFFAQDVSKAEARVMAATQKPIASAAFEQSVNEIAWKTIPSWFIVTQSDRAINPELQRFMAKRINAKTTEVNSSHVPFISHPKEVTKVIEAASTAL; encoded by the coding sequence ATGATGGTTTTTACATGGAAAAAAGTTCAAAAATTGTTGCTGTGGTTATTTGCATTAAGTGTTGTCGTTGGAATATCAATGCATCCAACACCAGCCACCTCCAAGGAATTACCTCAAGCGTCCAGCTCTAAACCTGCGATCGTTCTCGTTCATGGGGCTTATGCTGATGGTACATCATGGCAACACGTTATTCCATTGTTAGAGCAGGATGGCTACAGAGTGACTGCTGTGCAGATTCCGCTCACCTCACTTGCTGATGATGTGGCAACAACGAAGCGGGTGATTAATAATCAAAAAGGTTCTGTTGTAGTAGTTGGACATTCCTATGGTGGAAATGTGATTACGGGTGCGGCGGCTGGCAATCCACAGGTGAAAGCTCTGGTTTATGTTAATGCTTTTGCACCAGATGTCGGTGAAAAGACGAGTGATTTGAATAAAAGGTACGCAGCTCCTCCGATTAGTACGGCGATTGTATCTGATGCTGCAAACTTTCTCTATATTGATCGCGGGAAGTTTCACGAATTTTTTGCCCAAGACGTATCAAAGGCTGAAGCACGAGTGATGGCAGCAACCCAAAAGCCGATCGCTAGCGCAGCATTTGAGCAATCAGTGAATGAAATCGCTTGGAAAACGATTCCTTCCTGGTTTATCGTGACTCAAAGCGATCGGGCCATCAACCCTGAACTTCAACGATTTATGGCTAAACGGATTAATGCTAAGACAACCGAAGTTAACTCCAGTCATGTTCCTTTTATCTCTCATCCAAAAGAAGTTACCAAAGTGATTGAAGCAGCCAGCACGGCTCTGTGA
- a CDS encoding Dps family protein produces the protein MPTQNTDITEVDGSQTLLHKHGYEIQQYGTLRDLPIVLNTSARNESCVLVNQILADTIILYHLYKKHHWLMRGHTFYQLHLLLDKHASEQIELIDALGERVQTLGGVAIADPRHVAEVTKIKRPPNGVEEVPVMLSRLLEAHELIVGELRVAIDKTAANQDSGTNDLLVSQVLRTNETQVWFLAEHLVDTPLVRS, from the coding sequence GTGCCGACTCAAAATACAGACATCACTGAAGTCGATGGCAGTCAAACCTTATTGCATAAACATGGATATGAAATTCAGCAGTATGGTACTCTTCGTGATTTGCCAATTGTTCTCAACACCAGTGCCCGCAACGAAAGTTGTGTTTTAGTCAATCAAATTTTGGCAGATACGATTATTCTCTATCACCTTTACAAGAAACATCACTGGTTGATGCGCGGACATACGTTTTATCAACTGCATCTGTTGCTTGACAAACACGCCAGCGAACAAATTGAGTTAATTGATGCACTGGGTGAACGAGTACAAACACTCGGAGGCGTGGCGATCGCTGACCCACGTCATGTAGCAGAAGTTACTAAGATTAAGCGTCCGCCCAATGGTGTTGAGGAAGTACCTGTGATGTTGTCGCGGTTACTAGAAGCCCACGAATTGATCGTTGGGGAATTGAGAGTGGCGATCGATAAAACAGCAGCGAATCAAGATAGTGGTACTAACGATTTGTTAGTGAGCCAAGTGCTGCGAACCAATGAGACGCAAGTTTGGTTTCTGGCAGAACATTTGGTGGATACACCATTGGTACGCAGTTAA
- a CDS encoding SgcJ/EcaC family oxidoreductase gives MNSQTAQTITTADESVIRAFHRQMIDAWNRGSGEGFAAPFSETADFITFEGTHLKGRKEIAAFHQQAFDTVVKGTRLEGEVDFVRFVNSQLALMLVVIRVILPGQTETSPSRDSLPLYVVTKGEEGWQIEGLLNTRKLSLERQFFLDDFDSLSAEAQRQVTDLIASLKQPH, from the coding sequence ATGAATTCACAAACAGCTCAAACCATCACTACTGCTGACGAGTCGGTAATCCGTGCTTTCCATCGCCAGATGATTGATGCTTGGAATCGTGGTAGCGGCGAAGGCTTCGCTGCCCCGTTCAGCGAGACTGCTGATTTTATCACATTCGAGGGCACGCATCTCAAGGGTCGAAAAGAAATCGCTGCATTTCATCAGCAAGCGTTCGATACAGTTGTCAAAGGAACACGCCTAGAGGGTGAGGTGGATTTTGTCCGCTTCGTGAACTCGCAACTCGCGCTCATGCTCGTAGTTATCAGGGTAATACTGCCCGGACAAACCGAAACTTCACCGTCACGAGATTCGCTGCCGCTATACGTCGTAACGAAAGGCGAGGAAGGTTGGCAGATCGAAGGGTTACTCAATACCCGGAAGTTATCGCTAGAACGTCAATTTTTCTTAGACGACTTTGACTCACTGAGCGCAGAGGCTCAACGTCAAGTGACCGACCTCATTGCAAGTCTCAAGCAGCCTCATTAA
- a CDS encoding glucose 1-dehydrogenase, translating into MGKLEGKIALVTGGNSGIGLATAKQFVAEGAYVYITGRRQVELDAAVEAIGKNVTAVQSDVSNLADLDRLFATIKQEQGHLDIIFANAGSGQIAPLGAITEEHFDKTFNVNVKGLLFTVQKALPLLPEGASIILNASITSIKGTPAFSVYSATKAAVRSFARNWILDLRERKIRVNAISPGVVPTPGYDHLGLNDQQLQEFVDSQAATIPLGRVGTPDEIAKAVVFLASDDSSFVNGIELFVDGGMAQI; encoded by the coding sequence ATGGGAAAACTAGAAGGAAAAATCGCTCTTGTCACGGGTGGCAACAGTGGTATCGGTCTTGCCACAGCTAAACAGTTTGTTGCTGAAGGTGCCTATGTCTACATCACGGGTCGTCGCCAAGTTGAACTGGATGCTGCTGTAGAAGCCATTGGTAAAAATGTTACGGCTGTGCAGAGTGATGTTTCTAATCTGGCAGACCTCGATCGTCTGTTTGCCACCATTAAGCAAGAACAAGGACACCTCGATATCATCTTCGCTAATGCTGGCAGTGGACAAATTGCCCCACTTGGAGCAATCACTGAGGAACACTTTGACAAAACATTCAACGTAAACGTCAAAGGTTTGCTGTTCACTGTACAAAAGGCACTGCCACTGTTGCCAGAGGGCGCTTCTATTATCCTGAATGCTTCGATTACTTCTATAAAAGGTACGCCAGCTTTCAGTGTTTACAGCGCCACCAAAGCCGCCGTGAGATCATTTGCTCGGAATTGGATACTCGACCTCAGAGAACGCAAGATCCGAGTGAATGCCATTAGCCCTGGTGTAGTTCCGACTCCTGGGTACGATCATTTGGGACTGAATGACCAGCAGTTGCAAGAATTCGTGGATAGCCAAGCTGCCACTATTCCATTAGGGCGAGTCGGCACACCCGATGAGATTGCCAAAGCAGTTGTCTTTCTCGCTTCAGATGACAGCAGCTTTGTGAACGGTATTGAGTTGTTTGTCGATGGCGGTATGGCACAGATTTGA
- a CDS encoding alpha/beta fold hydrolase, which translates to MTTYRTVSINGLDIFYREAGSRDNPTILLLHGFPTSSHMFRNLIPALADKFHLVAPDYPGYGNSSTPSVNEFDYTFDNLAEIVEKFIAAIALKKYSLYVMDYGAPIGYRIAAKYPERVQSLIVQNGNAYEEGLREFWEPIKAYWQERSPENAEKLKYLVTLEATKWQYTNGVRNLEAISPDTWTIDQHFLDRPGNGEIQLALLYSYGTNPPLYPQWQEYFRQYQPPTLIVWGKNDYIFPADGAYPYQRDLKDVEFHLLDTGHFALEEEGDAIANYIDQFLTSRLQSVLT; encoded by the coding sequence ATGACTACATATCGCACCGTTTCGATTAATGGTTTAGATATCTTTTATCGTGAAGCTGGTTCTCGTGATAATCCGACGATTCTGTTATTGCACGGCTTCCCAACGTCGTCTCACATGTTCCGCAATCTTATACCTGCCCTCGCTGATAAATTCCATCTCGTTGCTCCTGACTATCCTGGCTACGGCAACAGTTCCACGCCAAGTGTAAATGAGTTTGATTACACGTTTGATAATTTGGCTGAGATTGTGGAAAAATTTATTGCTGCGATCGCTCTCAAAAAGTACAGCCTTTATGTGATGGATTATGGCGCGCCGATCGGCTATCGGATTGCCGCTAAATATCCAGAGCGCGTGCAATCTTTGATTGTTCAAAATGGCAATGCTTACGAAGAAGGTCTACGCGAATTCTGGGAGCCGATTAAGGCATACTGGCAAGAGCGATCGCCTGAGAATGCTGAAAAGCTCAAATATCTTGTCACCCTGGAAGCGACGAAGTGGCAATATACCAATGGTGTTCGCAATCTAGAAGCGATCAGCCCCGATACCTGGACTATTGATCAACATTTCCTCGATCGCCCTGGCAACGGTGAGATTCAACTGGCCCTGCTGTACAGCTATGGTACGAATCCACCGCTCTATCCCCAATGGCAAGAGTATTTCCGCCAGTATCAACCCCCTACCCTGATTGTTTGGGGCAAGAACGACTACATCTTTCCTGCTGACGGTGCTTATCCCTACCAGCGTGACTTGAAAGACGTTGAGTTCCATCTACTCGATACCGGACATTTTGCCCTGGAAGAAGAAGGAGATGCGATCGCAAACTATATCGATCAATTTCTCACATCACGACTGCAATCCGTTCTCACCTGA